Proteins from one Ipomoea triloba cultivar NCNSP0323 chromosome 1, ASM357664v1 genomic window:
- the LOC116012953 gene encoding purple acid phosphatase 5-like, which yields MSPVWWSLIPLFFFLQAPHLCNGGKTSTYVRKGEPAEELSVESFPPPQGYNAPEQVHITQGDHEGRGVIISWVTPEEKHPNWVRYWKASVQGSNGKEAATPIKRRRSFAYSSSVYKFYTYTSGFIHHAVIKDLEFNTTYKYEVGNGNVNRQFSFTTPPKPGPDVPYTFGIIGDLGQTKASNQTLEHYVANPKGQTMLFIGDLSYADDHPNHNNVKWDTWGRFIEKSAAYQPWIWTAGNHELDYAPYLGETIPFKPYMERFHVPYTESQSTSPLWYSIKRASAYIIVLSSYSAYGKYTPQYSWLEQELPKVNRSETPWLFVLVHSPWYNSNNYHYMEGETMRVQFEPWFVKHKVDIVFAGHVHSYERSERVSNIAYNITNGKSYPKRDLSAPIYITIGDGGNIEGIADNFSIPQPDYSAYREASFGHAVLEIKNRSHAYYTWHRNQDDAAVAGDATWIYNRYWLPLDESRHH from the exons ATGTCTCCAGTGTGGTGGTCTTTGAtccctctcttcttcttccttcaagCTCCGCACCTCTGCAATGGAGGCAAGACGAGCACGTACGTGAGAAAAGGTGAGCCCGCCGAAGAGTTATCCGTCGAAAGTTTCCCTCCGCCGCAGGGTTACAATGCACCGGAACAGGTTCATATCACTCAGGGAGATCACGAGGGGCGTGGCGTCATCATCTCCTGGGTGACGCCGGAAGAGAAACACCCTAATTGGGTCAGGTACTGGAAGGCGTCGGTCCAGGGCTCCAACGGCAAGGAGGCGGCGACGCCGATCAAACGCCGTAGGTCTTTTGCTTATTCCAGCTCCGTTTACAAATTCTACACTTACACTTCCGGCTTCATTCACCACGCCGTCATCAAAGACTTGGAG TTTAATACGACCTACAAATACGAAGTTGGAAATGGAAATGTTAATCGGCAATTCTCCTTCACAACCCCTCCAAAACCAGGACCTGATGTTCCTTACACCTTCGGCATTATCG GGGATTTAGGGCAAACAAAAGCTTCAAACCAGACTTTGGAACACTACGTAGCGAATCCAAAGGGTCAGACGATGCTATTCATCGGCGATCTTTCTTACGCCGACGATCACCCTAACCATAACAACGTGAAGTGGGATACATGGGGCCGCTTTATCGAGAAGAGCGCTGCGTATCAGCCCTGGATTTGGACCGCCGGCAACCATGAACTCGACTATGCTCCTTATCTC GGTGAAACTATTCCATTCAAGCCATACATGGAGAGGTTTCATGTGCCTTACACAGAATCTCAGAGCACATCTCCTCTTTGGTACTCCATCAAAAGGGCATCAGCTTACATAATTGTCCTGTCTTCTTATTCTGCATATG GTAAATATACTCCACAGTACAGTTGGCTTGAGCAAGAACTCCCAAAGGTGAACCGTTCTGAGACTCCATGGCTGTTTGTTCTTGTGCACAGTCCATGGTACAACAGTAACAACTACCATTACATGGAAGGTGAAACCATGAGAGTCCAGTTTGAGCCTTGGTTTGTTAAGCACAAGGTTGATATTGTGTTTGCGGGACATGTCCACTCTTATGAACGCTCT GAAAGAGTATCTAACATAGCATATAACATTACAAATGGGAAGAGTTACCCAAAGAGGGATCTTAGTGCTCCAATATACATTACCATTGGTGATGGAGGAAATATTGAAGGCATTGCAGACAA CTTTTCAATACCCCAACCGGACTACTCGGCTTACCGGGAAGCGAGTTTTGGGCATGCGGTTTTGGAGATAAAGAACCGGAGTCATGCGTATTACACGTGGCACCGCAACCAGGACGATGCAGCCGTGGCCGGCGATGCCACTTGGATTTACAACCGATACTGGCTTCCCCTTGACGAGAGCCGCCACCACTAG